DNA from Carassius carassius chromosome 25, fCarCar2.1, whole genome shotgun sequence:
tttAAATGTCACTTGAAAACatacctgtatagatctgctttTAATATTTTGTGATGTTTTCGTGCATTTTTGGGTTTTATCTTTTTTTGCTTTATCATATATTATGTATAGCTCTtcataaatgtttcttttatgattgtgtttttatattgtgtAAAGCACTTTGTGCATTGTAGCTTTAaaagtgctgtataaataaaatgttgcttGCTTACTCTTCTTGTATTTTGACTTTCAGGTGTTTAAGCGCTTTGTTGAGATCGGCCGCGTTGCCTTCATTGGTTTCGGTCCTCACGAGGGCAAACTGGTGGCAATTGTAGATGTCATTGACCAAAACAGGGTGAGTTTTGAATACTGCTATACTTTATAATGTGAAGCGTACAACCTTCAATTCACAATAAAAAGTTTCATGAAAGCACGTCATGGTTAAATCACTCATGGCAGATGTGTAGAGTCGTAACTTGAGGTTGTTTTCAATTCTCTGTAGGCACTGGTAGATGGCCCATGCACTGGAGTGAAGAGACAGGCGATGCCTTTCAAGTGCTTGCAGCTCACTGACTATGTCATCAAAGTACCTCACAGGTAAGCTTAagcgtttatttaattttttatgagtACATGTATTCTGCTAGTCTCATTGTAGTAATATTTGATTATCAGTGGTTCTTGTATATCGCAAAATGTTGCTCTGCTGTCAAATGCCAAATTGATTTCTTGTCTTCTGTAAACTGAGCGCTAACATTTTACACCAATTTTTTAGTTAaagtaaataaagtattttaaatgcaCTGTCTTTGGTTTTTGTTACTTTTTCCACTTGGAGGTGCCTTTTAGCATAAAGTCgctttaaatatatttgtgcttccatatttgtttaaaaaaaaagaaagatctgATGCCTTCAGGTCACTTTAATGCCTATGCATTCAACAATCTGTTAGCTAGATGAAtccacattttaattatttttttaatgaaacattttttgtcacttttGGTGGTACATTTGGCCTGAGCCCTTGTTAATTTGTGCCTATTTCATCCATCACCTCTGTTTTGGTGTGCTTCAGTGCCCGACAGAAGTACGTGAGGCGAGCCTGGGAAAAGGCAGAGATCAACAAGAAGTGGGAAGAAAGCAGCTGGGCCAAGAAAATTGAGGCCAGAAAGAAGGTATGTTATAAAGCCGGTTGAGATCTCTTACACTCATGCATAGTTGTTAGTTGGGTAAAGATTGTTTGTGTTGTGAATGAAAGGCATCTTTTAGCCTGATCTAGCAATTTTGAGGTTGCATCTTAGGACTTTTGTAGCACGcttcataatttctttttttcttaccaTGCTAATTTTCTTTTAACAGAGGGCCACAATGTCTGACTTTGATCGCTTCAAGGTGATGAAGGCCAAGAAAATGGTATGTTTTGTTGGACTGTAGTACAAAAATAATTTGTGGTGTGTATGATGCTGCGGTGTCGAAAGAAATTACATatcaccgttttttttttctttctctctgcagaGGAACAAGATCATCAAGCATGAGATGAAGAAGCTGCAGAAAGCTGCATCACAAAAGAAAGCATAAACTAtcttaaataaatgtgtttgacTTGTAAACTCGTAAATGTGTGTTGTTTTGTCCATTGACTTATGGATGAATTTGAAGCTGGTTCTGTGCTGGTGGGAAAAAGGGAACATTTGTGTACACTTGTGCCTTTTTGGTGAGTTTACACTTTTGTTCTTGATTTCATGTGAAGAAATGGAGAATATGTATGATTGTGCAACATGAATACAGTGGTAACATGCATGCATTAGTTAGGAATGAATACCTTACACTAAGGTCTCAGTTGTTAACATTACTTAATGGATCAGCTAACAATGAACTATTTGTATACAAGTATTAATCTTGATGCTAAtaaaatcagtgttgggaaggttactttggaaatgtaataggttacagattacaagttaccctatttaaaatgtaatagtagtgtaacttttttaattactttaataaagtaatgtaactaattacttttgagtacattttgattacttttataaatttctaatgaatgttaatttgcaactgttaaacatcttcaaccattttacaccatgcaggtttaaccttaaagtagtgctcaatactgtcagactttcatcattcttcatcacctgaattaagatgatcagatttgaacacatccaccacacaatcagactttagtactgccttttacttagagattgatctgaagttcaatgcagatttaaaatcaaaagaaacagtttatagatactgtttttgaaaccaaatctttgcataactaccgGCATCTAACTgcttctaacaatggtttggggaaaaatagttaataaaaaaataaaagcatatacatcaactcaaatacggttatctaataagcatgtgtcctattctgtgtactaaactcctgaaacattggtgtctttttgaaacactgctgtctctttgtatatgatatgatgatagtttctcaaaataagtaaaaaatgctcatgaagtgactgttctagagattaatttccatgagaaaTGGGGaagaaaaaataggctgggaaatctcacactcatacacccacaacacattctgaaacatggacaaccctattttttttttggacctgacatgaaaaagatttgaatccttaggttgggggacttgcaacgtaattaagagttctctcctgaactgcaccttcacttccattatccatccatctctctcatgactttaatactgaagatttttatttgacttttacaatgttttgtaagtgcaattttgtttttttggcaaatgaattaccacttgtatttatttttactacaaattccatggttaaaccactgttagtgccataccatgGGCTATATAAATTTTcctcagggttgtgtttttgtatgcactagctccccctaaatctatgataaaatatgatgatttgtctgctaacttactactgtaacattacaaaagataataatgacgtcgtttatacagtattttgagtgattgcgagcaatgtgctgctgctgcttgactaagtaaacaaagacaaaactacattagcatatttacagatgaaactgacctgcacctgaaaccctgaacagaagtgtcgcttctctgctccagctgtgcgcttacacagttcaatccggtctctctctctcgcattgattactcggagtctgatccaaaccgttcggcggaggcgcggagagcgcgcgagcccaccattgccagtcacgactaaccgattcatgatttattagagatttaattatcgaatcgcGGATTCGGatataatcgctttagtatattcggcctgcaattatacaataacaatataaaagtagaagtccaaatcgtctgccaggccaccgggaatagtcccggttctcccgatgtccagtcagcgcctgatttccacagacacgcagaacgtgcaggattcatattcagtctttttgcggcttaatattcacagacatcagtccatatcgggttttgattcaagtgtactgacctacttttgatttattcgtccaaaatttggcatattgcgtccgcgtttggctgaattccatttttatgactggattctactaatgtgttttccgcgtctcggagattatgggccatatgtcttagtgcaatttgggaaagaaataagctgtatgtggatgtgtgtaaatattcaaatgtaatcctctttgtaatcgttacaattttcataagtaactgtaatttaattactcattttttcttagtaactgtaactgattactgttacatttattttgtaattaaattatgtaacgccgttacatgtaactagttactccccaacactgaataaAATAGATGCTCATGTTAGTTTACAGTGCATTGAGTAATgataatgtaattaatgtaaatataaaagttaAGTGAAATATTGTTAGTTCATGAGGCAACCATAAGATGAGTACATTTAAGgattcatttaattatattagCTTAACAGTAAATGCTAATGCATCTAAATGTATTAGTTCACTTATCTGTTaactttttctttatatatatatatatatatttttttttatcaaacattgTCACTTTTGCCCTTGTTAATTTGTGCCTAATTCATATATCAGCTCTGTTTTGGGGTGCTTCAGCACCAATCAGAATTACATGAGGTGCGCCTGGGAAAAGTGCATATTACCAAAAACTGAGAAAACATttagttctgcaagtgaatgtcgcttgagtccttagccatcttcaagaatcagctaaaaacacatctcttccaattttatttgaccctctaactctagaactctattctaattctactcTTAAAACACAACAACACTTGTCCCTTTTATACTTGCGCACTTAATTTTTTGCTTGTTTTCTataagctttctaatctttttgtattctacctgttttcttttcatttattatacaattaagaaaagcaaaaaagacttgctctattatttttctattcaatgttttttctt
Protein-coding regions in this window:
- the LOC132104687 gene encoding large ribosomal subunit protein eL14-like — encoded protein: MVFKRFVEIGRVAFIGFGPHEGKLVAIVDVIDQNRALVDGPCTGVKRQAMPFKCLQLTDYVIKVPHSARQKYVRRAWEKAEINKKWEESSWAKKIEARKKRATMSDFDRFKVMKAKKMRNKIIKHEMKKLQKAASQKKA